Part of the Legionella cardiaca genome, GGTAGCATTTTTAAATTGAATTGAACAAACAATAAAAAAACTGGCAGCGATAACAATTATAATTTCAGTGATTGTCAGCCAGAGGACAGTTGGTTCAGCAATAAGAAGGGCTAAATCCCTTCTGAAAGAGGTAAAATAGGAAATTATAAAAAATAAAAAACCACCAATTAACATTTCAAAGGCTAGCAAGGTCACTGGCGAGATACTTTGCAATATTTTTTCGGCTAATGAATAATTTAAACCCCACAGTAAAGCAGCGGTAATAGCAAAGACAAGCCACATATCTCCCTCCTCTTGATTGGTTGATTGAGACTTACTTTCTAAAAAAAGAGACAATTTTATCTAACAGTTGCTCTGATTTTAAAATTCGTCGATGGCCAAGCCCTTCGGTAAATAAATAATCATAATCATGCAAATCTGCCGTTAATTGCAGCGCTTCACTATAAGGTACTTCAGCATCTTTTTTGTCATGAATGATAAGAATAGGCTTGCCAATTCGCTTGATAATTTCTTTGGGTTGCACATCCCGTACTTTCAGGGCCGCTTCCTTTTCGATATAAGATTGAAAATATCGTCTGGAACGAGGAGATAATCCCATAAAATGCGTG contains:
- a CDS encoding DMT family transporter, giving the protein MWLVFAITAALLWGLNYSLAEKILQSISPVTLLAFEMLIGGFLFFIISYFTSFRRDLALLIAEPTVLWLTITEIIIVIAASFFIVCSIQFKNATLAGIIELIYPLFIILFTWLLFGENHVDLSVIIGGALIFIGVLVISIP